GATTGCCGACCTGCTGTTTACCAAGTATCTCTATCAGTAATCAGCAAAACGGATCACCACGTAAAAAAGCGGCTCAGGCCGCTTTTTGATTTTTTGCTTTAATGGAATCGAGATACGCCAGCGCCATCCCCGCGAGTAAACCAACCAAATGCGCGGTATTGCCAATCGCCATAAAAGGCTGCACGTAACCAAGCACCAACCACACCAACATAAATGCCACGATCGGTTTAGGTAAGGAAAGGCCCTTATGGGGGCAGCGATAGCCGAAAATCCACACATAGCCGACAAGCGCATATACCACGCCAGACAAGCCGCCAAAATTGGCACCATGGACCATAAACTGACCAACACCAGACAGCGCAGCAGAGATAACAAACAGTTGCAATAGCTTGCGCGTGCCAAGTCGCTGCTCAAGATCGCCGCCCAACTGCCACCACCACAAAAGGTTAAAGGCAATATGCAGTACAGAAAAATGCAGCACAGCGTGGCTGACCCAGCGCCATAGCTGCCATTGCTGTTCGGCCACCGCTGGAAAATGCAGCAGAGCAAACACCGCATCCGCTAAGCCGAAGGTTTGCAAAAGATAAATCACACTGCACAGCAGCATAATGGCCAGCGTAAGCGGCCCCGCTTTGGCTTTGACCATCGCACCGAGACTGGGCGAACGGTAGCGAAAACGTGCTTTGCGCGTTTCCGCTACCTGCCACGACGCAGCACTGTATTTACTGTCCAATGGGTTGGCTAAGAAGCGATCGAGCTCCGCTTCAACCTCAAGCAGATACTGCTCATCCATCAACCAGAGGGCAAACATTCCCTCTCCTTCCGGCATCATCTGCAATTCAATTTGCTGCGATGCCATGTAATCGATAAACGCTTGAATCATCCTTGGGTTGTTTAGCGCAACTAATCGCCTCATTGCCAAACCTCTCTGCTTTTACTTTTACGCCACTAGCTGCGCTCTACTGGTAAGTTCGCGCGGTGCCAGGCTTCAAAACCACCATCAACGCTGTAAACCTCTTCAAAACCCTGATTCACGAGATACTGAGCGGCCCCTTGGCTGCTGATACCGTGATAACACATCACCAAAATAGGTTGATCCAGCTCGACCTCATTCATAAAGGAAACCATGCTGTCATTGGTGAGATGGAAAGCGGAATTGGCATGCGCAACGGCAAAAGATTGCGGATCGCGAATATCCACCAAACGGGCTTCTCCGCTCTCCAGCAGAGCTTGCGCACTTTGTACATCAATGTGTTTGAACTGCTCCATTTAATTTCTCTCTGTTCTTGTTGTTCGCTGACGGGATTGTAACCTATCCAGAGGCAAACTTAGACACATAGTTCATCAGGGCTTTTGTTGGAGTGCAAAAATCACTCAACTGTGGATAAAGCTGTGGATTGCGTTGATAAGGTATTTTTTGATCCGAAGATCCACAAGATATAGTAATGATCCTGATCTTCTTGTGCGTAGGATTATAACTATCCCCAAGCTCTAAGCCCGTCTAAACCCTTATTTTGTCCGGCTTGCGAACAGAAGATGAATAATTACCTCACAGAGTTATTCACAGGCCTCGTGACCTTCGTGCGCTACTTTTTGTGCTTTTTTTGATCAAAATAAAAAAGCCGAGATCTCACGATCCCGGCTTTCTCAGAATAAATTTTCCGTTGGTTTTAGATTTCACCAACCGCCATTTTCAGTTTCTTCATGGCATTTTTCTCTAGCTGACGAATACGCTCGGCAGAAACACCATAACGTTCAGCCAGATCTTGTAACGTAGCTTTGTCGTCGTCCAACCAACGAGAACGCACAATATGCTGACTGCGTTCATCCAAACTCGCTAGCGCCAAAGAGAGGCGATTGTTGGTGTGCTCTTCCCAGTTTTGCGCTTCAAGGTTATCCGCAATATCAGAGGATTTATCTTCTAAATAAAGCACTGGCGCTGTCGATACACTGCCGGAATCTTCATCATCAACCGTGAGATCGAATGTCGAATCGACCGCAGCAAGACGAGATTCCATTTCACGCACTTCAGAGGGCTCCACACCCAATTCGCGGGCAACGGTTTCCACTTCACCGTTGTTGAACCAGCCTAAGCGTTTTTTGGATTTGCGCAGATTAAAAAACAGCTTACGTTGTGCTTTGGTGGTGGCAATCTTGACGATCCGCCAGTTACGCAGTACGTACTCGTGGATCTCCGCTTTGATCCAGTGCACCGCAAACGACACCAGTCTCACACCGACTTCTGGGTTGAAGCGTTTAACCGCTTTCATCAAGCCGATGTTGCCCTCTTGTACTAAGTCGGCCATCGGCAAACCGTAACCGGAATACCCACGCGCCACGTGAACAACGAATCTCAGATGAGACAGAATCAGCCCTTTTGCTGCTTCAATCTCGCCTTTGTAATGCAAACGCTCTGCGAGTTCACGCTCTTCGTCCGCACTCAGCATGGGATAGCTGTTTACCGAACGAATATAGCCATCAAGGCTATCTTGCGTTACTAGAGCCATCGGATACGCTTGATTTGTCATTCGATTCCTCATCAATCTCTGATCTGGAGTAAAACATTGCCAGTCGGCGCTGCTATCTTGAACTGATCGTGCCTCAGTTTCAAGCTGGGTTGACCATTATCCATAAACAATCCATCGATACAAGTCAATCAATTTTTTCTTGTCAGGATGAGCGCCGAATATAAGACCAGCATCACTTAAACTGGTTCAATTTCTTTTAAATGTCGCTGTGCGGAAAATCTCGCCGCGACACAGCCAAGAAAGGTTCCGGTCATCAGCAGCAGCAAGGATTCATCCCAACTGAGACCGATCAAACGAAACTGGCTGTCGTACAAGGCGGCCAAATCTTCCACCGCGCCGTTAAGCAGAATAGTAATCAACGCGGTTAAAATCCAGGCAATCACACTGCCTAATAAACCAAACCACATACCGGAATACAGATACGGACGGAGGATAAATCCATCGGTCGCACCAATCAGTTTCATGGTTTGGATCTCTTCTTTGTTGGCAAGCACATTAAAACGCAGCGTGTTGCCGACAATCAAAAATACCGCACCGAGCATCAGAAGTGTCAGGGTAATGACAATGATGCTCGCCAGTGTTTTGATCGCATCGAGACGGGTGAGCCAATCTTCATCTAAACGCACATCGGTCACATCGTCGCTGGCAGCGACAATTTGCGCTAAGCGTTTGACCGCCACCTGCTCTTCGCTACTGGGCGTGATCACTAATACCCCAGGCAAAGCATAGTTATCGAGCAAGCTGAGTGCCTGCTCAAAACCGGAGTACTGGCTTAAATCGGCCAATCCTTGCTGCGGCGAAATGTATTCCACTTTGCCGACATCCTCTTGCGCTTCCAACTCATCTTTGAGGATCATCACTCTCGCTTCTGGTACACCTTGACGCAAGTAAGCACTAACTTGAGCAGGAGATGTCACATGCGATGTCGCCCCTGCGATGTTTTTACCGAGCAGATAAAGACACGCGGGCATGGAAAGCGCTACGGAGATCACCGCTAACGTCAGCAGATTGCCCAAAGGGCGCTGCCAAATTGCGCTCAGCGACACTTTCGCCTGTTTCAGATGGATGGCGAAGAAGCTGTCGGTTTTCGGCCGATGACTTTTAGCTTTGGGGGAAGACTTTTGTATGCGTTTATTCGCGGCCATAATCGTCTACCTCGCTAAGAAAGCCTTGATTGAGCTCAAAGTGACGATATTGAGGACGCGAGTTAACCAAGCTGATGTCGTGAGTGGCGAGCAAAATGGTGACGCCAGCGCGATTAAACTCTTCAAACAGACGCACGACGCGGTTGGACAACTCCGGATCTAAGTTACCCGTCGGTTCGTCGGCCAGCAGCAAGGTTGGCCGATTCACCACCGCGCGGGCGATACCGACACGCTGCTGCTCACCACCGGAAAGCTGGCTCGGCAAACAACGCGCTTTGTCCAATAAATCGGTTTTGTCTAACGCCGCCGAGACACGCCGTTTGATCTCTAGCTCAGAAATGGATTCAATGCGCATCGGCAATGCCACGTTGTCATAGACGCTGCGGTCCATCAATAAACGGTGATCTTGAAAGACAATGCCGATGTTACGGCGCAAAAACGGAATATCGCGATTCGGGATGCGTGTGATGTCGTGGCCATTGAAACTGATACGCCCATCGGTTGGCCTTTCAATGGCACAAATCAGCTTAAGCAAGGTACTTTTACCCGCGCCGGAATGCCCGCCCAGAAAAGCCATTTCTCCACGACGTAAATGAAAATCGACCTTTTGCAGTGCCTGGCGGCCACCACGGTACGCTTTGCTCACCTGCTGAAATCGGATCACCACTTATCCCTCTGTTAGTTTTACTCTTCGCGGCTAAACAGGGCGTCGATGAATTCTTGCGTCTGGAATGGTCGCAAGTCTTCAATGCCTTCACCTACCCCGATATAACGAATAGGGATGCTAAACTGGTCGGCAATGGCAAAAATTACCCCACCTTTGGCTGTGCCGTCGAGTTTGGTTAATGTAATGCCAGTAATGGGCGCCACATCGCTGAACAGCTTGGCCTGACTGATCGCATTTTGACCAGTGCCTGCGTCTAGTGTCAGCATGATCTCATGCGGCGCGGACTCATCGATTTTCTTCATCACACGAACAATTTTACGTAGCTCTTCCATCAAATTGCTCTTGTTCTGTAAACGGCCTGCGGTATCGGCGATCACCACATCGACCCCACGCGCTTTCGCCGCTTCGATCGCATCGTAGATCACCGAAGCGCTGTCGGCTCCGGTGTGCTGGGCAATCACGGGCACATTGTTTCGCTCGCCCCACACTTGCAACTGCTCTACCGCCGCGGCGCGGAAAGTGTCGCCAGCGGCCAACATCACCTTTTTACCTTGGCTTTGGAACTGTTTCGCGAGCTTACCAATCGTGGTGGTTTTACCTACGCCGTTGACGCCGACCATCAGGATCACGTAAGGGGTTTTGCTGCTGTCGATGTGCAATGGCTGTTCCACCTTGGCAAGGATCTCGGCCATCTCTTCTTTGAGTAAACCGTACAGCGCTTCACCGTCACGCAAGTCACTGCGCGATGCTTTCTCTGTCAGGTTTTCAATGATTTTGAGCGTGGTATCCATACCCACATCAGCAATCAAGAGTTGTTCTTCGAGCTCTTCAAACAGCTCATCATCGATTTTTTTGCCTTTGAACAGGCCAAAGAAACCCGCGCCGATATTGGCTTTGGTGCGGCTCAGGCTGCGCTTTAAACGGGCAAAAAAGCTCTCACTGGGTTTTTCCTGCTCTTGCACGCGCTCCACAACGGGTTCAGGGTCAGCGCTAGAAAGCGCTTCGCTCTCTTCTTGCGGCATCTCAAGTGTACTTTCTGCTCTTTCTGCGCTCTCCGCGACACGCTCGGCTGGCTGCGAATCGCTTAAACTTTCTTCAACTAACTGCGGTTCTTGTTCTTCACCGGATTGAGATGGAGTGGCTTGGTGTTGCGTTGCTTTGGTTTGCTCTTCTTCACCAAAACCAAGCCATGATAATAATCCGCGCTTTTTCTTTTCCGTCATCGGGAGATATCCTGATTTTTACTGAATCTCTGCTTTTCTCCAGCACAAGGCACAAAGAAAAGTGAACTCTTCAACCAGTGCACTCTGGGCTATTCCGTTTTTCTCAGCGGAATAGTGGTACACTCTGTCACAATGAAACTCTGGGCTCTATCCAGGCGCTGCGCCTGGAGGATTGGCTATAGTAACACTTAATTAGCGGTCAAAAAATCTATGGTAAGACGTCACCAGCAAAACACATCACAAAATAAGCCATCCGTTGGCTGTGTGCGCATCATCAGTGGCTTATGGCGAGGCCGGAAACTGCCGGTACACGACGCAGAGGGCCTGCGGCCAACCACCGATCGGGTCAAAGAGACGCTGTTCAACTGGCTAGCGCAAGAGATCCCACACGCGCATTGTTTAGATCTGTTTGCTGGCTCCGGTGGGCTCGGGTTTGAAGCAGCCTCACGCCAAGCAAAGCTTGTGACCATGGTGGAACTCAACCCCAAAGCGTTTGCCCAATTGCAACAAAATGTCACGGCGGTCAAAGCCAATAATATCCAGTTGGTCAGTGGTGATGCGTTGCAATTCCTTAAGCAGCAAGGCACACCGCAGCACGTGGTGTTTATTGACCCACCGTTTCGCCAAGGATTACTGCAAGAGACAGTGACACTTTTGGAGCAAAATGGCTGGCTGGCCGAGGACGCGATGATCTATATTGAGGCGGAAAAAGAGTGGCAGGTAGAAAACTTGCCCGCGACCTGGCACTTGCATCGTGAAAAGACCGCTGGTCAGGTCAGTTACCGTCTCTACCAACGACAACCATCGTAAAAGGATTCTGTCATGAAAGCGTTGCTCCTGCTGGCCAAAGCCGCGATTGCCTTTGTCTGGTTTATTTTGATTTTCAACATCTTCGCGCCCTTTCCGGGCAATGCGGCGATTGTTCTGTACATCATGGCCGCCTTTCTGTTCATTATGCACGGCTTACAAATGGCGATTTTCATCGGCGCATTCGGCGATAAAATCGCCATGACTCGTTGGGACAAATATTCAATTTTGCTGTTTGGCATCTTCGCCCTGCTCGATATTCGCCGTAAATACATGATGTAAAAAAATGCCGCTGAATGTCAGCGGCATTTTTTATTCCATTTACATTCCCATGTAACTTTTGACCCCGTTGAGAAACATCTGGGTGGAAATCATCACCAGCAGCAGCCCCATCAAACGCTCCACCGCTTTGAGGCCGCGTTCACCGAGAATGCGGTGGAAGAAGCCGTAGAACATCAAAATGATAAAGGTGGCAAACCACGCCAAGGCGACCGCCGCCGACAGCTCCGCCAAATTGTTCGGATGCTGAGTAGACAACAGCAAGAGCGCAGCAATCACCGACGGCCCAGCGATCATCGGGATGGCCATCGGCACAATGAAGGGCTCTTCACCTGCCGCAAGTCCGGTGATACTGCCTGCGCTGGGGAAAATCATTTTAATCGCGATGATGAATAAGATGATTCCTCCTGAAATGCTCAGCGTTTCCGGTTCGACATGGAGAAAATTGAGAATACTCTGCCCGGCAAAAAGGAACAGCATCAGGATCATCAGAGCGAAGAGTAACTCTCGAATCAGTACCTTACGGCGTCTTTTAGGATCGATATGTTTTAAAATGGACAAGACAATCGGCAAATTGCCCAAAGGGTCCATGATCAGAAACAGCATGGTGGCTGCGGCAAGAATGTCCATCAGAGATCTCTAAGTACAACAATGGCGTCAGTATAGCAGTACAATACTGGCTTGACGATGCACTCAACGAGCAGAGAAGCGCTAGTAGATGATAGAAGCGACGATCAGTGCGTGGGCAAGAAAGTAGCTGCCCGACACCCAAACATAGGCGCGTTTCATCGGCTTGCGATAGCCGTGAATGGCATAAGCCAGCGCCGAGTAGATCATCACCAACGCGCCACCAAAACCCACCGCATTGGCCAGCGAAGCACTTTGCAGCCATACTTCCCCAGCCGCCCAAGCCATTTGCACCAACATAATCCCCATGATGACCACGGGAAAGACCAGTGAATCGAGTTGAGGTAGCAGCAGAAAGAAGGCGACGATACTGGCCGCGAGCAACAGGGCAAGCAACCACCAAACAATATCGCCATTGAGTTGCACCCAAAACGATTTGCTGTAGCAAAGTTGCGCCAGTAGAAAACCAGTAAAGTAAAAGGTTTTCCTTGCACGTAGGGTATGTAACACATCGGCAACAATAGAGATCATAAGACCAGCAGCAACCCAGTAGGAGTATCCCTGCTTCGGCCCTTGGGTGACAACTAAAACGCAGAGCAGTGCCAACGTTAGCACTTTAAACACCAAGGTCTGAGTCTGGCTCGATTGACGCGCACCCAATACGGATGTCACTCCCGATAAGCCTATTGCCAGCCAACTCCACATCTGCATTACCCTTTCATTTTCAACGCGGCTAGTCTAGGTAGCAGAAACTGTATGTAAAGCAGTAAACCACGAAAGTTGGATCTTGATAGCGAATAACGACCTACTGGCAAAACAGAAGAGCAAGTGAATCCGTTTATTCCGCCTGACAGAGAAAAGCGTTTTGTTTTGCCATCCCCAACGAGAACGCCAAAACATCCGTAGGAAAAACTAGAAAAGCAAACGTTACTTACCCTTAGACAGGCCATCAACTCTAATAGAGAACGAAAAAAGGAATAAAAATCACATTTTTCACTTAATAAAATAGTAATCTAATAAAAATATAATCAATAATTTCATTAAGTTATCAATACAAACCCCATCAAATATAAATCAAACCCATCATAAAATATCTTAGAGTCCATTATTAACAACAAAATTCTCAAATGGTGGTAAAACCCACCAGCAAAAGTGGTTGACTTTTAAGAACCTCGAAATCGAAAGAAAAAAACATAGCAACAACCCCACAAAAACCCAGATACCAAGCCAAAGCCAATAAATACGGAAAAATGAAAATTGACCAACATCAGCAAAATTATTACCTATTAAATTACAATGACTTAATAAACAAAAAGCATGTCAATGGCGAACAAGAACAACAATGAATCAATCAAAAAACAATGTTTTATTAAGGAAAATCACCAAATAAACGCAACTAAAGTTATTTTTTTGCAAGAGTAACGTCAGATACTTGATCAACGAAAGAAAAGGATGCTATATTGATTACATAAAGTTCATCAACAAATGTCTGGAGGTAGTGTTGTGATGTCTTCTTCTCAAAAACAAGGACTGGTAATGATCGCAGTTATCGTTGGGCTAATGACGCTACCAATGATGTACTAAGATTGATTTCCAAAAAAACGGGATGCCTCAGCATCCCGTTTTTTTATTCTATTTACTTCTTATTTCAGGTGCTGACTGAGCACATCCCAATTGGCGTAGTAAAAAGCCATCGCACCAGCCGTTATCAGCAACATTAATAGGATAGCAACGCGCCAAATAAACCGACCACTACGCGGTGTCAGTTCACGCTCACACTCATCACAGGCGGTGAAAAAGCCTTGTTTATCATCCAATTGGTACTGATCCTCATGCACCACTTTATTCCTGATTGTGGCAATAAAGCGCAGTTTGGCGATCACATCATGCGGCAATCGCTCTTCACAGCTGGTGATCAACTGATGCAACCCCTTCCCTTGCGCATGGTATTGGTTACGCAGCAATGTTTCCAATCTTCGGGTACGAGTAACTACGTTTTCAATGTCTGACATCGTGCCCTCCTTATCGAGGTGTTTGCTTTAAAAAGATTCTGCTAGAAAACCATCCACTTTTCGAGCCAGCTTTGACCATTTTTCCTCGGTTGGTCGACTCCATCGAGCACAAAACGTGAAGTCCGCCGAGTTTTTGTTATGCCTTTTTCATCAGATCACGAATCGGCCACACTCAAACGCTGATAATTCAGGGAGTTCGGTAGAATAAGGCTCCCATTATTCTGGAGGTTACCATGCCTGTTTCTCTGTTTCTGGCGCTCATCGCGCTTATTGCTCTTGGCGCTTGGCTGTTTATCCATTTTTTCCATAAACACATTCAAGGCAGAGATGCGCCCGAACAGAGTGTGCAAGTCACCGTGCTGGATAAACAGGTGATTCCCATCACTGACGCCGAGCCCGGAGAAGAGGACCAAGAGTATTGGATCTACGTGCAACGGGGCGCTTTCGGGCCAAAACGGGAATTTCAAGTGGGTATTCACTACTACCACGCCCTCAATCCCGGAGACAAAGGGACGCTGACCTATCAAGGCGACAAATTTCTTCACTTTGCCCTGCAACGCAAAAAAGACTAAGGCAACAGCCAGCGCGTTTTCGCGGAAAGAGAAAAGAGATAACTGAGCGTCAACGCGCCCGCCCCGCTCAATACGATCCACAACGGGATCACCCACGCAGGATTTCCTTGATGCCAACCGAATGCTTTCATCGGCCAGAGGAAAATCGGATGTAGCAGGTAGATCCCCAAACTGTGACGGCTAACCAAACCAATCGCGCGCCACCAGCCGCTGGGTAACTTGGCCGCAACATAGCGACACAAAGCGAAAACCATCGCTGCCGCCAACACCACATTGAGCGTCTTATACGACAGCCAACGCCCGACGCTGTACTGACCCGCTTCAAGGCTATTGGAAATCAACATCGTCGCAGTCAGCACGAGGGCGGTCAAGCCAAGTAAGCTGAGCCACAGCACCGTGTTTCCCGAGTTCGGCAAACGATGAAACAGCAGATAACCCAGAGGCAAATAGCCGGAATAGAGCCAAAGTTCATGGCTCCAAATTCCATCGATGCCAAGCAAATAGAGTGCGGTCGTGAGCAGCCACACACTGGTATAAGCATACAATACGCGCTCTTGTCCCTGCATGACCAACCACTGGAAAATAGGGATGAGAAAATAGAGGGGAATAAAGTAGTAGAAAAAGCCAAGGTGGTAGTAGGTCGCATGCTGGGGACTGTGCGCCAATACGTCCTGAACCTGCTGCGCGTCAAAACCGCTGGCACTCCAACCGCTGAGATAGGCATAAAACAGTGACCAAACCACGAAGGGCAACAGCACTTTTCCCAAACGACGTTTGATGTAGTAAGACGCATCAAAAGGGCGAGTATCACTGAGCATCAAGGCACCGGTAATCAAAATAAACACCGGCACCGCCCAGCGGGTAACACTGTTGATGCTGACCGCCGTCGCCCAGTGTGAAAATGGAATGGCCCCCAACAGCTCGCGGTAAGGTGCCAGTACATGGATGGCAATCACCGCCACGGCCGCAACACAGCGGAGTAGATCAAAAAATAGCACTCTTTCGCGCATCACTTTTTCCTTGATTGTTTTCACAGCGAAAATATAGCAACAAAAAAGCTGACAAGTTCAGCGAACGAGTCAGCTTTTGGTCAGAACTCCGCTAAGGTTGGCGGCTATATCTGTGATAGTTCCTGCGACCAGCGCTGCGCTTCAATCAATTCGTATTTAACCTCGTCCATCGACAACCCCAACTTATCGGAGATCTGTTCAATGCCACTCCAGTCGGCTTGCTCGAAACACTCTTCCAATGCGATGAGGTCTCCATAAGCGCCTTCGCGGTGCAGTAGCGCTTGTTTCACCACATCACTGAGCGGCAGGCTCCCCACCAGCGTGTCGACCGAGAGATCCATCATCGCATCCAAAATCGACAGCAAACCGATCATGAATCCTTGTTCGTGATGACGACTGAACGGGTGACGACGCGACATCAACTCACAAAACTGGGCACGCTGCAGCGAAAGATTAAACAGTTCACGCGGCTTGCGGGCCGAAATGTACGAAGCGACCACTAAAGAGACAAATATTTTCAGCTTATCCTGACCAAGATAAATCAATGCCTGGCGAAATGAGGCAATCTTCACTTCCAAGCGGGTCGATTGGGTATTGACGAATTTCAACAGCTTGTAGGAGAGCGTGACATCTTGGCTGATGATTTTCTCGATCCGATCGAAATCTGGCTCCGACTGACACACCTCGCGAAACAGATCCAACGCCACCGCATGCTCTGGGCTGACGTACTTGGTTTCGATCATCTCAGGTTTACTGAAAAAATAACCCTGAAAGAACTTAAAACCCGCCTCTTTGGCTTGCTCAAACTCCTGCGCGCTTTCGACTTTTTCCGCTAAGAAATGGTACTTCACCCGACGCGCTTGATGCTCACGCACCAACTCGCAGGCATTATCGAGCCCCAGCGCAATCACATCCAGTTTAACAATGTGTACAAAAGGCAGAAAACGGCGCCATTCCGGCATCAAAGTGAAATCATCAAGCGCGATCACGTAACCTTCACGGTGCAATTCACGAATCGCGTCAAGCAGTTCGTCGGTCGGCTGGCAGGTTTCCAACACTTCCACCACCACTTTGTTTTTGGGCAAACTCAGTGGCAAACGACGGATCAAGCTTTGGTAAGGGAAATTGATAAAACAGCGTGAGGATTGGATCACCGGATTGATACCGATGGAGAGAAAGTTCTCCACAATCAGACGATAGGTCGCGCGGTTCGAAGCAATATGGGTGGGATAGGCGTTGTTTTCGCCATCACGAAACAGCAGTTCATACCCCAAAGTATGCTTTTTGCGATTAAAAATAGGTTGCCGCGCGACGTAAGTGGATTTCATCTGCTTATAAATTCTTATGCTAGCACTGATTGATTTTAGTTATGTTTTTGCTGCCGCTAATAATGCACCACAACCCATAAACATTGAACCAAATAGTTTGTTTATTTTGCCCATCACCCGCTCAGAGCGAATAAAACGCCCCATTTGCGCCGCTAGCGAGGTATAACCGAGCATCACCAGTGAGTCGATCAGCACCGTTGTCAGACCTAGTACGGCGAGCTGCGTCACTTGATCGCGACTCGGATCGATAAACTGGGGAAACAGTGCGACCAAAAAGACGATCGATTTCGGATTGGTCAAATTAACCAACACCGCTTTATGCAGCAATGACCAAGCCGAGATCGCCCCTTGCTGCTGCACGGTTGCGAGCCCAGAGGTATCGCGCCATTTTTGAATGCCAAGCCAGACCAGATAAACGGCGCCTACCCATTTAATCACGGTAAACGCGGTGGCCGACTGCGCAACCAGCGCACCAATCCCCGCTCCAACGAGAACAATATGGATCGACAAGCCAATTTGCAGACCCGCAATGGAAGCGAGAGATTTGCGCGTGCCGTAGCTAAGCCCGTTGCTGATCGAGTTCACCGTACCGGAACCTGGGGCGAGGCTGAACACGATAGCCGTAAGCACATAGGCGAGCCAGACATGTGTATCCATTGCAATTCTCCGTTAATTCTCTGATCATACTCGGCTAGAAACGTAGCATTCAGGTAGTTTGTTAATGGCTAATAACCCTTCTCTTCCCTCTTATACTCAAGAGAACTTGTTTGAGCAAGCAATAGCTGGTCCGATTGCTGCCCTGTGGCAGCAGCGCCAAGAGGGGTATTTCAAGAGCAGCGACAAAACCAAATTGTACTGGTGCAAACTGACCGACCCAAAGCACAGCAAAGCGGTGCTGCTGGTGAATGGTCGAATTGAGTCATCGTGGAAATATCAGGAGTTGCTGTTCGATTTCTATCGCCAAGGCTATGACGTCTACAGTTACGATCATCGCGGCCAAGGGCTGTCGGATCGCCTAGTGCAAGATTCGGATATCGGCCACGTGTATGAGTTCGATGATTATGTGCGCGATCTCGCCAGCG
The Vibrio navarrensis DNA segment above includes these coding regions:
- the glpG gene encoding rhomboid family intramembrane serine protease GlpG; its protein translation is MRRLVALNNPRMIQAFIDYMASQQIELQMMPEGEGMFALWLMDEQYLLEVEAELDRFLANPLDSKYSAASWQVAETRKARFRYRSPSLGAMVKAKAGPLTLAIMLLCSVIYLLQTFGLADAVFALLHFPAVAEQQWQLWRWVSHAVLHFSVLHIAFNLLWWWQLGGDLEQRLGTRKLLQLFVISAALSGVGQFMVHGANFGGLSGVVYALVGYVWIFGYRCPHKGLSLPKPIVAFMLVWLVLGYVQPFMAIGNTAHLVGLLAGMALAYLDSIKAKNQKAA
- the glpE gene encoding thiosulfate sulfurtransferase GlpE, translating into MEQFKHIDVQSAQALLESGEARLVDIRDPQSFAVAHANSAFHLTNDSMVSFMNEVELDQPILVMCYHGISSQGAAQYLVNQGFEEVYSVDGGFEAWHRANLPVERS
- the rpoH gene encoding RNA polymerase sigma factor RpoH, with the translated sequence MTNQAYPMALVTQDSLDGYIRSVNSYPMLSADEERELAERLHYKGEIEAAKGLILSHLRFVVHVARGYSGYGLPMADLVQEGNIGLMKAVKRFNPEVGVRLVSFAVHWIKAEIHEYVLRNWRIVKIATTKAQRKLFFNLRKSKKRLGWFNNGEVETVARELGVEPSEVREMESRLAAVDSTFDLTVDDEDSGSVSTAPVLYLEDKSSDIADNLEAQNWEEHTNNRLSLALASLDERSQHIVRSRWLDDDKATLQDLAERYGVSAERIRQLEKNAMKKLKMAVGEI
- the ftsX gene encoding permease-like cell division protein FtsX, coding for MAANKRIQKSSPKAKSHRPKTDSFFAIHLKQAKVSLSAIWQRPLGNLLTLAVISVALSMPACLYLLGKNIAGATSHVTSPAQVSAYLRQGVPEARVMILKDELEAQEDVGKVEYISPQQGLADLSQYSGFEQALSLLDNYALPGVLVITPSSEEQVAVKRLAQIVAASDDVTDVRLDEDWLTRLDAIKTLASIIVITLTLLMLGAVFLIVGNTLRFNVLANKEEIQTMKLIGATDGFILRPYLYSGMWFGLLGSVIAWILTALITILLNGAVEDLAALYDSQFRLIGLSWDESLLLLMTGTFLGCVAARFSAQRHLKEIEPV
- the ftsE gene encoding cell division ATP-binding protein FtsE, with the translated sequence MIRFQQVSKAYRGGRQALQKVDFHLRRGEMAFLGGHSGAGKSTLLKLICAIERPTDGRISFNGHDITRIPNRDIPFLRRNIGIVFQDHRLLMDRSVYDNVALPMRIESISELEIKRRVSAALDKTDLLDKARCLPSQLSGGEQQRVGIARAVVNRPTLLLADEPTGNLDPELSNRVVRLFEEFNRAGVTILLATHDISLVNSRPQYRHFELNQGFLSEVDDYGRE
- the ftsY gene encoding signal recognition particle-docking protein FtsY; this translates as MTEKKKRGLLSWLGFGEEEQTKATQHQATPSQSGEEQEPQLVEESLSDSQPAERVAESAERAESTLEMPQEESEALSSADPEPVVERVQEQEKPSESFFARLKRSLSRTKANIGAGFFGLFKGKKIDDELFEELEEQLLIADVGMDTTLKIIENLTEKASRSDLRDGEALYGLLKEEMAEILAKVEQPLHIDSSKTPYVILMVGVNGVGKTTTIGKLAKQFQSQGKKVMLAAGDTFRAAAVEQLQVWGERNNVPVIAQHTGADSASVIYDAIEAAKARGVDVVIADTAGRLQNKSNLMEELRKIVRVMKKIDESAPHEIMLTLDAGTGQNAISQAKLFSDVAPITGITLTKLDGTAKGGVIFAIADQFSIPIRYIGVGEGIEDLRPFQTQEFIDALFSREE
- the rsmD gene encoding 16S rRNA (guanine(966)-N(2))-methyltransferase RsmD, with the protein product MVRRHQQNTSQNKPSVGCVRIISGLWRGRKLPVHDAEGLRPTTDRVKETLFNWLAQEIPHAHCLDLFAGSGGLGFEAASRQAKLVTMVELNPKAFAQLQQNVTAVKANNIQLVSGDALQFLKQQGTPQHVVFIDPPFRQGLLQETVTLLEQNGWLAEDAMIYIEAEKEWQVENLPATWHLHREKTAGQVSYRLYQRQPS
- a CDS encoding DUF1145 domain-containing protein, yielding MKALLLLAKAAIAFVWFILIFNIFAPFPGNAAIVLYIMAAFLFIMHGLQMAIFIGAFGDKIAMTRWDKYSILLFGIFALLDIRRKYMM
- a CDS encoding YhgN family NAAT transporter; its protein translation is MDILAAATMLFLIMDPLGNLPIVLSILKHIDPKRRRKVLIRELLFALMILMLFLFAGQSILNFLHVEPETLSISGGIILFIIAIKMIFPSAGSITGLAAGEEPFIVPMAIPMIAGPSVIAALLLLSTQHPNNLAELSAAVALAWFATFIILMFYGFFHRILGERGLKAVERLMGLLLVMISTQMFLNGVKSYMGM